From the Paraflavitalea soli genome, the window GGATAATAAAATCATCGCCATGCACCTGTATGCTCACCTTGGCTTTGTACTTCTCAAACTGCAGGCGCATGGAAGCCACTACTTCTTCTACCAGCTCTCTGAAGTCGAAAGGTTCTCCGTTCAGTTCTATCTGCTGCTTTTCAAACATGGACAACTTCAGTACTTTATCCACCAGTAAGGACAGTCTTTGTAATTCATTGGCAGATATATCGAGGTATTCTTCGGTACGCCGGGGATCGTGCAGGGCGTTGAAATTGCGCAAGGCTTCAATGGCCACACTTACGGTAGCGATGGGGGTTTTGAGCTCATGGGTAATATTGCTGATAAAATCATTCTTGAGGTGGGTAAGTCTTCGCTGCCGCCGCAGGTTGCGGTACATCAACACAAAGGAGAAAATGGTAAGCCCTACCAGCAGTAATGATACCAATATCTGTGATGTTAGCTTTTTAAGCACCCAGGGTATGGTATTTTCCAACTCCAGGGCGAGGGTATAGGGCTGTGCAAAACCAATGGTTACGGTATTGTCTGAAGCCAGGTCGTCGGGTGGTCCGAAATCAGTCTCGTCCACTACCTGGTCGCGCCATATGGTAAAAGGGATAGCAATCTCTTCTCTGGCCAGCACTTTACTGTACCGGGTAGTGGCTTCTTTTACGGTAATGGAATCCTGCAGGGAATCTACGCCTTGTAAAAACTGGATGATGCGCTGACTGGGGTATGCCCTTTGTATCATAGCGCCGGGTGGCGGTTCGAGTTGTAAGGAATCGACCTTGCCATGTATACTATCCCTGCGAAAGGGACGATAGGATTTATTGAGGGAATAGATCACGGAGCCCAGGCGGTGTTTTCGGAAGGAGGAATCATCGGCCATTCTGAAAGTTGCTCCATAAGTAGCATTTACACCCGGTTCGCGCGGGGAGATCCTGATCTTCACATTGGTGTCGAGC encodes:
- a CDS encoding sensor histidine kinase, yielding MPARRSVISVSSISVVLMLLAILAIVVFQGYWLRKNYRDELQTLHIRTNVLFRETIQRCQIEKLKLDTNVKIRISPREPGVNATYGATFRMADDSSFRKHRLGSVIYSLNKSYRPFRRDSIHGKVDSLQLEPPPGAMIQRAYPSQRIIQFLQGVDSLQDSITVKEATTRYSKVLAREEIAIPFTIWRDQVVDETDFGPPDDLASDNTVTIGFAQPYTLALELENTIPWVLKKLTSQILVSLLLVGLTIFSFVLMYRNLRRQRRLTHLKNDFISNITHELKTPIATVSVAIEALRNFNALHDPRRTEEYLDISANELQRLSLLVDKVLKLSMFEKQQIELNGEPFDFRELVEEVVASMRLQFEKYKAKVSIQVHGDDFIIQADRMHITSVIFNLLDNALKYSKAHPSIEIDLASLPQFIEMSVTDNGIGISSEYQKKIFDKFFRVPTGDTHNVKGYGLGLSYVAYIMDRHKGVINVESQPGIGTRFTTKLPKSA